In a single window of the Mucilaginibacter defluvii genome:
- a CDS encoding transmembrane 220 family protein encodes MKIFNIIFIILFVVSAGLQYNDPDPYLWVPLYLYPALICFFAIRGNYYPAMYYIGLTGYLAYAIYKLFDSNGVIDWVTQHDEESLVQTMKATKPWIEEAREFFGLIICWVVLLINFIHYKIKSRRLPGNKYSF; translated from the coding sequence ATGAAGATATTTAATATCATATTTATTATACTATTCGTGGTCTCTGCCGGCTTACAGTATAATGATCCTGACCCTTATTTATGGGTGCCATTGTATTTGTACCCGGCATTGATATGCTTTTTCGCCATTAGGGGAAACTATTATCCGGCAATGTATTACATAGGGCTAACCGGTTACCTGGCTTATGCTATATACAAGTTGTTTGACAGCAACGGCGTAATAGATTGGGTAACACAGCACGACGAGGAAAGCCTAGTACAAACCATGAAAGCCACCAAGCCCTGGATTGAGGAAGCGCGTGAGTTTTTTGGCCTGATTATCTGCTGGGTGGTATTGCTCATTAATTTTATCCATTATAAAATTAAAAGCAGGCGATTGCCCGGAAACAAGTACTCCTTTTAA
- a CDS encoding TspO/MBR family protein — MNTLAQQQPRGLQWSALIISIAITLAIGFTASYFTRPEIPGWYAGLQKPSFSPPNWLFGPVWTMLYIFIGIAAYLVWQRRDGSTAYSNARKIYIAQLALNFSWSIVFFGLHQMLGAFVVIILLLISIIGCMVYFSHFSKTAALLLIPYLLWVSFASVLNFSIYLLNK; from the coding sequence ATGAACACATTAGCGCAACAACAACCGCGCGGCCTGCAATGGAGCGCGCTCATTATTAGCATAGCGATAACGCTGGCCATAGGCTTTACGGCTTCTTACTTTACCCGGCCCGAAATTCCGGGATGGTATGCCGGTTTACAAAAGCCATCGTTCAGTCCGCCTAACTGGCTGTTCGGCCCGGTGTGGACAATGCTTTACATCTTCATCGGTATTGCGGCTTACCTTGTATGGCAACGCCGCGACGGCAGCACAGCCTATAGCAATGCCCGCAAGATTTATATAGCTCAGCTTGCGCTTAACTTCTCTTGGTCGATAGTGTTTTTCGGCCTGCACCAAATGTTGGGTGCATTTGTGGTGATCATCCTGTTACTCATCAGCATTATAGGTTGCATGGTGTACTTTTCGCATTTCAGCAAAACGGCGGCATTGCTGCTTATACCCTACCTTTTATGGGTGAGCTTTGCCTCGGTATTGAATTTTAGTATTTATTTGCTTAACAAATAG
- a CDS encoding BamA/TamA family outer membrane protein: MLIISSGCSLTRKLKDDQALVRKITIKGVDDDYKDLALNYVDKEQQPNNWLNLQFYYLFSKNGKKNIGEPPAILDSSLVEYSRLQMEKFLQNKGYLKAKVKDSIHIKKKKAELIFTAEQGPMFHVRNYKDSIGDSRVRSLYEGYKAKAHVKPGSRFDRDSLAYDRDELYTVMKRNGYYDFYRQYISYDYDSTYNNSVVDVKMIIDNPAGKKEHPIYKINNTLITIARSTGRTTGQADTLQVDTQFRFVDYSGRFKPRTVTDYVFQKKGELYNIDRQQLTTARLSELNVFRNVPNPTYTKLADSSNRLDTRIDIIPLKRMNDRIEGEFLFSSGRYGYNIGNTFTNRNMFKQAAILQLKINWSVLFDNGSNSASRGSIENQDFKVGLSLSYPRLILPFRAPILGKYGVPHTTFASNYQLFYQKGLVKRQSFVNSITYDFFETPDKRHTITPLFIEFSRGTIDPTAYRLLLSQNRFSYIYLIGRTILTSGSQYTYQLNANKLNWLTDFLYFRGSLDVGGNAFSLLSHVFNTKPDSTGRRTLFGYNYAQYAKTEVDLRLYRSFSHERQFIFRINPGVGIPYGNSDELIFEKNFYAGGANDIRAWLPRTLGPGQFNRASYGSNAIADTLRSQLRYIDQVGEVKIVGNAEYRYLLANNFFGSKLKGAFFMDFGNVWRLKKQEESPNGEFRLGNLWNSTAIGIGTGLRFDLQFFVFRFDIGLKFKDPQFSGSDQWVLLKHGDELFRTGDFKRAYKEANKTGVDTDGNILGDGYSFMQLNFGVGLPF; encoded by the coding sequence TTGCTCATAATATCTTCGGGCTGTAGTTTAACCCGTAAGCTGAAGGACGATCAGGCACTCGTGCGTAAGATCACCATAAAGGGTGTTGATGATGACTATAAGGACCTTGCGCTGAATTATGTTGATAAAGAACAGCAGCCGAATAACTGGCTTAACCTGCAATTTTATTACCTTTTCAGCAAAAACGGAAAAAAGAATATTGGCGAACCCCCAGCGATATTGGATAGCAGCCTCGTTGAGTACTCGCGCCTGCAAATGGAAAAGTTTTTGCAGAATAAGGGCTACCTAAAAGCCAAGGTTAAGGATAGCATCCATATTAAAAAGAAAAAAGCAGAGCTGATTTTTACTGCCGAACAGGGGCCGATGTTCCATGTACGTAATTATAAGGATAGCATTGGCGATAGCCGCGTACGCTCGTTATACGAAGGTTACAAAGCCAAAGCCCACGTAAAACCGGGAAGCCGGTTTGATAGGGATAGCCTGGCTTACGACCGTGACGAGCTATACACCGTTATGAAACGTAACGGATATTATGATTTTTACCGCCAATATATCAGCTACGATTATGACTCAACCTATAATAACAGTGTTGTTGATGTTAAAATGATTATTGATAACCCGGCGGGAAAAAAGGAACATCCCATATATAAGATCAATAACACGCTGATAACCATTGCGCGAAGTACCGGGCGTACAACCGGGCAGGCAGATACATTACAGGTTGACACGCAGTTCAGGTTTGTTGATTACTCCGGCCGCTTTAAACCGCGAACCGTAACCGATTACGTTTTTCAGAAAAAAGGCGAACTGTATAATATAGACCGCCAGCAGCTTACCACGGCTCGTCTTTCTGAACTGAACGTTTTTCGTAACGTGCCTAACCCTACCTATACCAAGTTGGCTGACAGCAGTAACCGCCTGGATACCCGGATAGACATTATCCCGCTTAAGCGGATGAACGACCGTATTGAGGGCGAATTTCTGTTTAGCAGCGGGCGGTATGGTTACAACATTGGTAATACATTTACCAACCGTAACATGTTTAAGCAGGCCGCTATATTGCAGCTTAAAATAAACTGGAGCGTGTTGTTTGATAATGGTAGTAATTCCGCGTCGCGGGGTAGTATCGAGAATCAGGATTTCAAAGTCGGTTTGAGCTTGAGCTACCCAAGGCTGATATTGCCTTTTAGGGCGCCGATATTAGGCAAGTACGGGGTGCCGCACACCACCTTTGCCAGTAACTATCAGCTATTCTACCAAAAGGGCCTTGTTAAACGGCAAAGCTTTGTGAATTCCATCACTTACGATTTCTTTGAAACGCCCGACAAGCGCCATACCATTACGCCTTTATTTATTGAGTTTTCACGCGGTACTATTGATCCAACTGCTTACCGGCTGTTGCTGAGTCAAAACAGGTTTTCCTATATTTATCTTATCGGGCGTACCATACTTACTTCGGGAAGCCAGTACACCTATCAGCTTAATGCCAACAAGTTAAACTGGCTGACGGATTTTCTATACTTCAGGGGGAGCCTCGATGTAGGTGGAAATGCGTTCAGTTTGCTAAGCCATGTGTTTAACACCAAGCCCGATAGCACCGGCCGCCGCACCTTATTCGGGTATAATTACGCGCAATATGCCAAAACGGAGGTTGACCTGCGTTTATACCGTAGCTTTTCGCACGAGCGGCAGTTTATCTTCCGTATAAACCCCGGCGTTGGTATACCCTATGGCAATAGCGACGAACTGATATTCGAAAAGAACTTTTATGCCGGGGGCGCAAACGACATACGAGCGTGGTTGCCGCGTACTTTAGGTCCCGGGCAATTTAACCGCGCCAGCTACGGCAGCAACGCCATTGCCGATACGCTGCGCAGCCAGTTACGGTACATTGACCAGGTAGGCGAGGTGAAAATTGTAGGCAATGCGGAGTATCGCTATCTGCTGGCAAACAACTTCTTTGGCTCAAAGTTGAAGGGCGCTTTCTTTATGGATTTTGGTAACGTTTGGCGATTGAAAAAGCAGGAAGAGAGTCCGAATGGTGAATTTCGTTTAGGTAACCTTTGGAATTCAACTGCCATTGGCATTGGTACAGGTTTGCGTTTTGACTTACAATTCTTCGTATTTCGTTTTGATATTGGCCTGAAGTTTAAGGATCCGCAGTTCAGCGGGTCAGACCAATGGGTGCTGCTTAAACATGGCGACGAACTGTTCCGTACCGGCGACTTTAAGCGGGCTTACAAAGAGGCCAATAAAACCGGTGTTGATACGGATGGTAACATTCTGGGCGACGGATACAGTTTTATGCAGCTGAACTTTGGTGTAGGGTTGCCATTCTAA
- a CDS encoding TrmH family RNA methyltransferase codes for MLSKSQINLLKSLQHKKFRTEHGLFLVEGHKSVNEFANSHYQIDTVFQTYTSDPKLLNLSQKINIQQISLNDLEKISSLKTPQDIVALVKIPDWPALSNQSLGKKFSIVLDGIQDPGNLGTIIRTADWFGFTDVICSLDTADAYNPKVVQASMGSLSRIKVHYVDIEAFLKQTQLPIYGALLNGSNIYSTQFGNEGLVIMGNEGNGIRPSVERLIQKAITIPKAGQAESLNVGIATAIFCSEIKRNTLK; via the coding sequence ATGCTTTCAAAATCTCAGATCAATTTATTAAAATCCTTACAACATAAAAAGTTTAGAACCGAGCATGGCTTGTTCCTTGTTGAGGGCCACAAATCGGTTAATGAATTTGCCAATTCGCACTATCAGATTGACACGGTTTTTCAAACGTATACATCCGACCCAAAATTGCTGAATTTATCGCAAAAAATAAACATCCAGCAAATATCGCTAAATGACCTTGAAAAAATCAGCTCGTTAAAAACGCCGCAGGATATTGTCGCGCTGGTAAAAATACCCGATTGGCCCGCACTTAGTAACCAAAGCTTAGGCAAAAAGTTTTCAATTGTTTTAGATGGTATACAGGATCCCGGTAACCTGGGCACCATTATACGCACGGCAGATTGGTTTGGCTTCACCGACGTGATCTGCTCGTTAGATACAGCGGACGCTTATAACCCCAAAGTAGTACAGGCCAGCATGGGCTCATTATCGCGCATTAAAGTACATTACGTTGATATTGAAGCATTTTTAAAGCAAACGCAACTACCTATATACGGCGCATTGCTGAACGGCAGCAACATTTACAGCACTCAATTTGGCAACGAAGGGTTGGTGATTATGGGCAACGAGGGTAACGGAATAAGGCCATCGGTTGAACGATTAATACAAAAAGCGATAACCATCCCAAAGGCCGGGCAGGCTGAATCATTGAACGTTGGCATAGCCACGGCCATATTTTGTTCAGAAATAAAAAGAAATACATTGAAATAA
- a CDS encoding spore protein → MGVTRLKRKDRRNKTFSRLEVQFLKLATNLQPGSRSAQSTKDQLAKNNEVLASLSK, encoded by the coding sequence ATGGGCGTTACTCGTTTAAAAAGAAAAGATAGAAGAAATAAAACTTTCTCACGTTTGGAAGTTCAATTCCTGAAACTGGCTACTAACCTGCAACCAGGCAGCCGTTCAGCGCAATCAACTAAAGATCAGTTAGCTAAAAACAACGAAGTTTTAGCAAGCCTGAGCAAATAA
- a CDS encoding quinone-dependent dihydroorotate dehydrogenase: MYSLLKPLLFQFDPEKVHYFVTRNLRRFNKFPGGAAVSRATWDMKDKRLEKEVFGLKFINPVGLAAGFDKNGEVIAEMANLGFGFVEVGTVTPLPQPGNPKPRMFRLPPDEALINRMGFNNLGVDVVAARLAAYRKNRPKGQEGVIIGGNIGKNKVTPNEDAVSDYIKCFDRLFDVVDYFVVNVSSPNTPGLRALQEKEPLMHILNTLQQRNNKNSISRPILLKIAPDLTDDQLNDIVEIVTETKIAGVIATNTTISRDGLRGKYKGETGGLSGKPLTKRSTEVISYLHKKSNGAFPIIGVGGIHSADDAIEKLNAGASLLQLYTGFIYEGPGLIKRINKKILSV; this comes from the coding sequence ATGTATAGTTTACTTAAGCCATTGCTTTTTCAGTTTGACCCGGAAAAGGTACATTACTTTGTTACCCGCAACCTGCGCAGGTTCAATAAATTTCCCGGCGGAGCGGCTGTTAGTCGTGCCACTTGGGATATGAAGGATAAGCGCCTGGAAAAAGAAGTGTTTGGCTTAAAATTCATTAATCCGGTAGGCCTTGCGGCGGGGTTCGATAAGAATGGGGAAGTAATAGCCGAAATGGCCAACTTAGGTTTTGGCTTTGTTGAGGTAGGTACGGTAACGCCGTTACCGCAGCCGGGTAACCCTAAGCCGCGCATGTTTCGCCTGCCGCCAGATGAGGCGCTGATAAACCGTATGGGTTTTAATAACCTGGGTGTTGATGTGGTTGCCGCTCGTTTGGCCGCCTACCGCAAAAACCGACCAAAGGGGCAGGAGGGAGTTATTATCGGCGGCAACATCGGTAAAAATAAAGTTACCCCTAATGAGGATGCGGTAAGCGATTACATCAAATGCTTCGACAGGCTTTTTGATGTGGTTGATTACTTTGTGGTGAATGTAAGCTCGCCCAATACCCCCGGTTTACGTGCGCTGCAAGAGAAGGAGCCGCTGATGCATATATTAAATACCCTGCAACAACGCAATAATAAAAATAGTATCAGCAGACCAATATTACTAAAAATAGCACCTGATTTAACCGACGATCAGCTAAACGATATTGTTGAGATAGTTACCGAAACTAAAATAGCGGGCGTTATCGCTACCAATACCACCATCAGTCGTGATGGGTTGAGAGGAAAATATAAAGGTGAAACCGGTGGTTTGAGCGGCAAGCCCTTAACCAAACGCTCAACTGAAGTGATCTCTTATCTGCATAAAAAATCAAACGGCGCTTTTCCGATTATCGGAGTAGGAGGTATACACTCTGCGGATGACGCTATAGAAAAGCTGAATGCCGGCGCTTCGCTGCTGCAGTTATATACCGGCTTTATATACGAGGGGCCGGGGCTTATCAAGCGTATCAACAAAAAAATCCTGTCGGTATAA
- the abc-f gene encoding ribosomal protection-like ABC-F family protein codes for MIAINNLTFEIGARKLYDEANWHIKPGEKIGLIGANGTGKTTLLRMIVGEYKPTSGTISMAKDLTLGYLNQDLLSYASDKNILHVAMEAFERQNQLHTEIENLLKKLETDYSEDLLHKLSDKQTEFEALDGYNIEYKAHEILAGLGFSEADTHRKLSTFSGGWRMRVMLAKILLQAPDILLLDEPTNHLDLPSIQWLEQYLKDFEGAVIIVSHDRWFLDKVINRTVESRKGKLTVYAGNYSFYLEEKALREEIQRGEFKNQQSKIRQEERLIERFRAKASKAKMAQSRIKMLDKMERVDDVDDDNPTVNFTFRFSKQSGRHVVTLEDITKKYPAIDILDHAEAVIEKGDKIALIGANGRGKSTLLRIIANADKDYTGTVTTGHNVTTTFFAQHQLESLHLENEILAELQSFAPKHTDTELRTILGSFLFTGDDVFKKIKVLSGGEKSRVALAKALTADANFLVLDEPTNHLDIQSVNILIQAIQQYEGTVVVVSHDRYFLDNVANRIWYIEDQKIKIYPGTYAEYEEWNSKRKFEKAPTTPQPKKEEKKPEPVKQQGDDKNQQLKKLNQDLGKMEKQIADLESEVKKLENHLADDKIYSDQNRLKQTNTAYQQKKNELSTVKEKWEALAEQILELE; via the coding sequence ATGATCGCGATAAATAATCTTACGTTTGAGATAGGTGCAAGGAAATTGTATGACGAAGCTAACTGGCATATTAAACCCGGTGAAAAAATAGGCCTTATTGGCGCTAACGGAACCGGCAAAACCACGCTGCTGCGTATGATAGTGGGTGAGTATAAACCTACATCAGGCACTATATCAATGGCGAAGGATTTGACGCTGGGTTATCTGAACCAGGATCTGTTGTCGTACGCGTCAGACAAGAATATTCTGCATGTGGCTATGGAGGCTTTTGAACGCCAAAATCAACTGCATACCGAAATTGAGAATCTGCTCAAAAAGCTGGAAACAGATTACAGCGAAGATCTTTTACATAAACTGAGCGACAAGCAGACTGAATTTGAGGCGCTTGATGGCTATAACATTGAATACAAAGCCCACGAAATATTAGCGGGTTTGGGTTTCAGCGAGGCTGATACACACCGCAAGCTCAGCACCTTTTCAGGTGGATGGCGTATGCGTGTGATGCTGGCTAAAATTCTGTTGCAAGCTCCGGATATTTTGTTACTGGATGAGCCTACCAACCACCTGGACTTACCCTCTATACAATGGTTAGAGCAATACCTGAAAGATTTTGAAGGCGCTGTGATCATCGTATCGCACGATAGGTGGTTTTTAGATAAAGTAATTAACCGTACCGTTGAATCGCGCAAAGGTAAGCTTACCGTTTATGCTGGTAACTACTCTTTTTATCTGGAAGAAAAAGCGTTGCGTGAGGAAATTCAGCGTGGCGAATTTAAAAACCAGCAATCAAAAATACGTCAGGAAGAGCGCCTGATCGAGCGTTTCCGTGCTAAAGCATCCAAAGCTAAAATGGCACAATCACGCATCAAGATGCTTGATAAAATGGAGCGTGTGGACGATGTGGATGATGATAATCCAACGGTTAACTTCACCTTCCGTTTCTCCAAGCAATCGGGCAGGCACGTGGTAACCCTTGAGGATATCACTAAAAAATACCCGGCTATCGATATTTTAGATCATGCAGAGGCGGTGATTGAAAAAGGCGACAAAATAGCACTGATTGGTGCTAACGGCCGTGGTAAGTCAACCCTGCTGCGCATTATTGCCAATGCCGATAAAGATTATACCGGAACGGTAACCACCGGCCATAATGTTACTACTACCTTCTTCGCGCAGCACCAGTTAGAATCGCTGCACCTGGAGAATGAGATACTGGCCGAGCTGCAATCATTCGCGCCAAAGCATACCGATACAGAACTGCGTACCATTTTAGGCTCATTCCTGTTTACGGGTGATGATGTATTTAAAAAGATCAAAGTGCTTTCGGGTGGTGAAAAATCGCGCGTGGCTTTGGCCAAAGCGCTTACCGCCGATGCCAACTTTTTGGTACTGGATGAGCCCACCAACCACCTGGATATACAGTCGGTAAATATATTGATACAGGCCATACAACAGTACGAAGGTACGGTGGTAGTGGTATCGCACGACAGGTATTTCCTGGATAACGTAGCCAACCGGATCTGGTATATTGAGGATCAAAAGATCAAGATCTATCCTGGCACATATGCCGAGTACGAGGAATGGAACTCAAAACGCAAGTTTGAAAAGGCACCTACCACCCCTCAACCTAAAAAGGAAGAGAAAAAACCTGAACCGGTTAAACAACAGGGCGACGACAAAAACCAGCAGTTAAAAAAGCTGAACCAGGATCTGGGCAAAATGGAAAAGCAAATAGCCGACCTTGAAAGCGAAGTAAAGAAACTGGAGAACCACCTTGCCGACGATAAAATTTATTCGGACCAAAACCGTTTAAAGCAAACCAACACAGCGTATCAGCAAAAAAAGAATGAACTGAGCACTGTAAAAGAAAAATGGGAAGCTTTAGCTGAGCAGATATTGGAGTTGGAGTAA
- a CDS encoding DUF5103 domain-containing protein: MKGLVFFLSVFLFHLTAYAQQYTDSVYRPSIKSIELYNQGKAGSLPVINLNSGDKLVLGFDDLTGQTSNFYYTLEHCDALWNSSRLAPAEYLQSFTEDQIINYKYSSGTYQKYVHYEIIFPNNNVIPKYAGNYILKVYEDGDQQKLVFTRKLYVLNSRVSVSANVVPSNNVQYRQTNQKLNFTVDYGQLRIQNPATDMRVLVMQNYRSDASVLNREPNTIRGTQLVYNNVNTNDFAGRNEFRYFDMRSLKTGAHGINRIYQDTGFSVQLNTDANRNGQPYEFQFDNNGNFFILNQDGTDPRVDADYARVYFSLDARRSAAEGTPYVIGRFNNFKPDANSTLKFDAASGRFTTMLLLKQGVYDYDYVWMDNATKKADDTVIEGSHFETGNDYQLFIYYRPPGARWEELAGLQQISTTKNQNR; encoded by the coding sequence ATGAAAGGATTAGTATTTTTTTTATCTGTTTTTCTTTTTCACTTAACTGCTTATGCTCAACAATATACTGATAGCGTTTATCGCCCTAGTATAAAAAGCATTGAGCTTTATAACCAGGGCAAGGCGGGTTCATTGCCGGTTATTAACCTTAACTCGGGTGATAAACTTGTGCTTGGTTTTGACGATCTGACCGGCCAAACCAGTAATTTTTATTATACCCTGGAGCATTGCGATGCGTTATGGAACTCCTCTCGCCTCGCTCCTGCCGAATACCTGCAAAGCTTTACCGAAGATCAGATTATAAACTATAAATACTCCTCGGGCACCTACCAAAAATATGTGCATTATGAGATCATCTTCCCAAACAATAACGTCATCCCCAAATATGCGGGCAACTACATTTTAAAGGTGTATGAGGATGGCGATCAGCAAAAGCTGGTGTTTACCCGCAAATTATATGTGCTCAACTCAAGGGTATCTGTAAGCGCCAATGTGGTACCATCAAACAATGTACAATACCGGCAAACTAATCAAAAGCTGAATTTCACGGTTGATTACGGTCAGCTACGCATACAAAACCCGGCTACGGATATGCGGGTGTTAGTGATGCAGAATTACCGCAGCGATGCCAGTGTTTTAAACCGCGAACCTAACACCATCCGCGGTACGCAATTGGTTTACAATAACGTTAACACGAATGATTTTGCGGGCCGCAACGAGTTCAGGTATTTTGATATGCGCTCGCTTAAAACCGGCGCACATGGCATAAACCGCATTTATCAGGACACCGGCTTTTCAGTTCAATTAAATACTGATGCTAACCGCAACGGACAGCCTTACGAGTTTCAGTTTGACAACAACGGCAACTTTTTTATTCTGAACCAGGACGGTACCGACCCTCGGGTTGATGCGGATTATGCCCGTGTATATTTTAGTCTCGATGCGCGTAGAAGCGCTGCAGAAGGCACCCCTTATGTAATTGGCCGCTTTAACAATTTTAAGCCTGATGCTAACAGCACATTAAAGTTTGACGCAGCCAGTGGCCGGTTCACCACCATGTTGCTTTTAAAACAAGGCGTATATGATTATGATTATGTCTGGATGGATAACGCCACTAAAAAAGCGGATGATACCGTTATTGAGGGCAGCCATTTTGAAACGGGGAACGACTATCAGCTGTTTATTTATTACCGCCCGCCCGGTGCCCGCTGGGAAGAGCTGGCCGGCCTACAGCAAATAAGCACAACCAAAAACCAAAACCGGTAG
- a CDS encoding acyl-CoA thioesterase: MTLKTPQDSLTIMNELVLPNDTNYLHNLMGGRLLHWMDIAAAISAQKHCNRIVVTASVDNVSFQQPVKLGDVINIEAKVTRAFTTSMEVKLDVWAQNMPSGTNIKCNEAYYTFVALDENSRTIAVPEIEPQTEKEIELYNGALRRRQLRLILAGRMHPDDATELKALFTAAKKDV, translated from the coding sequence ATGACTTTAAAGACTCCGCAAGACTCGCTGACCATAATGAATGAGTTGGTATTACCCAATGATACCAATTACCTGCACAACCTTATGGGGGGCCGCCTGCTGCATTGGATGGACATTGCCGCCGCCATATCGGCACAAAAGCATTGCAATCGTATTGTGGTTACCGCATCGGTTGATAATGTATCTTTTCAGCAACCGGTTAAGCTGGGCGACGTAATTAATATTGAGGCCAAGGTTACCCGCGCGTTCACCACCTCAATGGAAGTTAAGCTGGATGTTTGGGCGCAAAACATGCCATCTGGAACTAATATAAAATGCAACGAGGCCTATTATACTTTTGTGGCGCTAGATGAAAATAGCCGCACCATAGCCGTACCCGAAATTGAACCGCAAACCGAAAAGGAGATAGAACTTTACAACGGCGCGCTTCGCCGCAGGCAGCTACGCCTAATACTTGCAGGCCGTATGCACCCGGATGATGCTACGGAACTTAAAGCACTTTTCACCGCCGCCAAAAAGGATGTCTAA
- a CDS encoding DUF3050 domain-containing protein, with protein sequence MMYTERIEQLKQEITPLRAQLINHALYKQTQSADDLQVFMEHHVFAVWDFMSLLKALQQKLTCTNVPWVPVASANTRYLINEIVTGEESDVDQHGNRISHFELYVQAMEQAGYNVQPVNELLQQLAQGNSVNNALNADNIPAAAAKFVRHTFDVIATDQEHLIAAVFTFGREDLIPGMFISMVKGISDSAPGKIDTFVYYLERHIEVDGDHHSHLAYEMTAELCGDDDEKWNSATEAVKQALQARIDLWDGILAEINALRQEA encoded by the coding sequence ATGATGTACACGGAACGGATTGAACAGTTGAAGCAGGAGATAACGCCTTTACGCGCGCAGTTAATCAATCATGCATTATATAAACAAACGCAAAGCGCTGATGATCTGCAGGTTTTTATGGAGCATCATGTTTTTGCCGTTTGGGATTTTATGTCGCTTTTAAAAGCGTTACAGCAAAAATTAACCTGTACCAATGTGCCTTGGGTACCGGTCGCCAGTGCCAATACCCGTTACCTGATTAACGAAATTGTTACCGGTGAGGAAAGTGATGTTGACCAGCACGGCAACCGTATCAGTCATTTTGAGCTATATGTACAGGCGATGGAACAGGCCGGTTACAACGTACAACCGGTTAATGAACTATTGCAGCAGTTAGCACAAGGCAACAGTGTAAACAATGCCTTGAATGCCGATAATATACCAGCAGCAGCCGCCAAATTTGTAAGGCATACTTTTGATGTTATCGCTACCGATCAGGAGCATTTAATAGCCGCCGTGTTTACTTTTGGCCGTGAGGACTTGATTCCGGGTATGTTCATCAGTATGGTGAAGGGCATAAGCGATAGCGCGCCGGGCAAGATAGACACCTTTGTTTATTACCTTGAGCGCCATATTGAGGTCGATGGCGATCATCACTCGCACCTTGCTTATGAAATGACTGCCGAGCTTTGCGGTGATGACGATGAGAAATGGAATTCAGCCACCGAAGCGGTTAAGCAAGCCTTACAGGCACGTATTGATCTATGGGATGGTATACTTGCTGAAATCAATGCCCTCAGGCAGGAAGCGTAA
- the fmt gene encoding methionyl-tRNA formyltransferase — translation MRIVFMGTPQFAVTSLDALITSGCDIVAVVTAPDKPAGRGQKVSESAVKQYAVANGIKVLQPEKLKSPEFLEQLSALKADLQVVVAFRMLPEVVWSMPPKGTINLHASLLPQYRGAAPINWVLINGEKETGVTTFFLKHEIDTGDVLFTEKITLTGQETAGELHDRLMNKGAGLLVKTVKAIESGRYHEHPQHQLSTGEELQHAPKLTKELGAIDWTQPVLKIYNLIRGLSPVPTAYTTLNGKILKIFNAEYTETEPGIQPGGFLTDNKTSLKFAAPDGFISLTDVQLEGKKRMGIEEFLRGVRL, via the coding sequence ATGAGAATTGTATTTATGGGCACTCCCCAGTTTGCCGTGACATCGTTAGACGCTTTGATAACCTCAGGCTGCGATATAGTAGCCGTAGTTACCGCGCCCGATAAACCTGCAGGCAGGGGGCAAAAGGTAAGCGAGAGTGCCGTAAAGCAATATGCCGTTGCCAACGGTATTAAGGTATTACAACCCGAAAAGCTAAAAAGTCCGGAATTTTTAGAACAGCTTAGCGCGCTGAAAGCTGATTTGCAAGTGGTGGTAGCCTTCCGTATGTTGCCTGAGGTGGTGTGGAGCATGCCGCCAAAAGGAACCATAAACCTACATGCCTCGTTGCTACCACAATACCGTGGTGCGGCGCCTATTAACTGGGTGTTGATAAACGGTGAAAAAGAAACCGGCGTTACTACCTTTTTTTTAAAGCACGAAATTGATACCGGTGATGTTTTATTCACTGAAAAAATAACCCTTACAGGCCAGGAAACTGCCGGCGAGCTACATGATCGTTTGATGAACAAAGGCGCGGGATTGTTGGTGAAAACGGTTAAGGCGATTGAAAGCGGCCGCTATCACGAGCACCCGCAGCACCAGCTGAGTACCGGCGAGGAATTGCAGCACGCGCCAAAACTCACCAAAGAACTCGGCGCGATAGACTGGACGCAGCCGGTGCTTAAAATATACAATTTGATACGTGGTCTTAGTCCGGTACCAACCGCTTATACTACGCTCAACGGTAAAATATTAAAAATATTCAATGCAGAATATACGGAAACCGAACCCGGCATACAACCCGGCGGCTTTTTAACCGATAATAAAACCAGCCTTAAATTTGCCGCCCCCGATGGTTTTATCAGCCTTACTGATGTACAACTGGAAGGTAAAAAGCGTATGGGTATCGAGGAGTTTTTAAGAGGGGTAAGGCTTTAG